From Ostreibacterium oceani, the proteins below share one genomic window:
- the thiB gene encoding thiamine ABC transporter substrate binding subunit, with translation MMRLGLICLLFLQVSIINANTEENANDNVNNSNNNNTLDIYTYSSFVQGGITEAVTPLFEKQCQCEVKYHHFGDAQSILTRLKIEGERSIADLVIGLDQNLMGIADAAGLFVPHQIDNAQLTLPIAWDSSVYLPFDYGYFAFVYDQNRLTDVPQSFDALADSDIKIIIQDPRTSSPGLGLLLWIKAAYGDKAPSIWQRLSDNVVTTTRGWSEAYGLFLKGESDMVLSYTTSPFYHHMIENDSQYQAATFTAGHYLQVEVAAIPKHSQAPELANAFLQFMLSEAFQQEIPTSNWMYPVVDIAMPPIFSETAKPMSLPLLDTALIESERRNWIDEWLNAL, from the coding sequence ATGATGAGATTAGGATTGATATGCTTGCTTTTTTTGCAAGTGAGTATCATTAACGCTAACACCGAAGAGAATGCAAATGATAACGTCAATAATAGCAACAATAACAACACGCTAGATATTTACACCTACAGCAGTTTTGTCCAAGGCGGTATCACTGAGGCGGTCACGCCACTATTTGAAAAACAGTGCCAATGTGAAGTCAAGTACCACCATTTTGGTGATGCACAATCCATACTAACTCGGCTTAAAATCGAAGGTGAGCGGAGCATTGCCGACCTAGTGATTGGTTTGGACCAAAATCTGATGGGGATAGCGGATGCGGCTGGATTATTCGTACCACACCAAATCGATAACGCGCAATTAACCTTGCCGATTGCTTGGGATAGCTCAGTTTATCTGCCGTTTGATTATGGATATTTTGCGTTTGTTTACGATCAAAATCGCTTAACTGATGTGCCACAATCATTCGACGCATTGGCTGATAGTGACATAAAAATCATCATTCAGGATCCACGCACCAGCTCGCCAGGGTTGGGCTTGTTACTGTGGATAAAGGCAGCTTATGGCGATAAAGCACCCTCAATTTGGCAGCGATTGTCTGATAATGTGGTCACCACCACGCGCGGCTGGAGTGAGGCTTATGGGTTGTTTTTAAAAGGCGAATCGGATATGGTGTTAAGCTATACGACATCACCCTTTTACCATCATATGATTGAGAACGACAGCCAATACCAAGCCGCAACGTTTACCGCAGGGCATTACTTGCAGGTCGAAGTGGCCGCTATTCCCAAACACAGCCAAGCGCCTGAACTAGCCAATGCGTTTTTGCAATTTATGTTGAGCGAGGCGTTTCAACAAGAAATCCCCACCAGTAACTGGATGTATCCTGTGGTGGACATAGCAATGCCACCGATATTTAGTGAGACGGCAAAGCCGATGTCGCTCCCGCTGTTGGATACGGCGCTAATCGAATCAGAGCGCCGTAATTGGATTGATGAGTGGCTTAACGCGCTCTAG
- a CDS encoding hemolysin family protein: MILLFVYLFIALFVSFICSIMEAVLLSVPNAYLKSIAEAGDNSAKAMLELKADIDRPLSAILSLNTVAHTVGAAGVGAQATIVFGEAYFGLVSAILTILILVVTEIIPKTLGANYARPLVGVVVKLLKICLFITYPLVVASSYITRLLSKDKSMATTSREELSAMANMATQEGVFSSEENKIMQNLVKLKHKTVSQVMTPRTVVVAADQAMTLTDFFAEKSTYHFSRIPVYEGSKDHVTGYVLRAEIFEKLASSESDLCLKDIKRDIGVLPDNTVLFDAWEQLSKNRAHIASVIDEYGGLDGIVTLEDIIETLIGLEILDEKDRVADMQQYAKKQWQAKKK, from the coding sequence ATGATTTTATTATTTGTCTATTTATTTATTGCGCTTTTTGTCTCGTTTATCTGCTCGATTATGGAAGCGGTACTGTTGTCTGTGCCGAACGCTTACCTAAAATCGATTGCAGAGGCGGGCGATAACAGTGCAAAAGCGATGTTGGAACTCAAAGCAGATATTGATAGGCCGTTGTCGGCTATACTGTCATTAAATACCGTTGCGCATACGGTAGGGGCGGCTGGCGTGGGCGCGCAAGCAACTATCGTCTTTGGGGAGGCGTATTTTGGCCTTGTGTCGGCGATTTTGACGATTTTGATTTTGGTGGTGACTGAAATCATCCCTAAAACGCTAGGCGCGAACTACGCGAGGCCGCTGGTTGGCGTTGTTGTTAAGCTGTTAAAGATTTGTCTATTCATTACTTACCCATTGGTTGTCGCGTCGTCCTACATCACCCGTTTGTTGTCTAAGGATAAATCGATGGCAACGACTAGCCGAGAAGAACTCTCCGCCATGGCCAACATGGCAACACAAGAGGGCGTGTTTTCATCTGAGGAAAACAAAATCATGCAAAATTTAGTGAAATTAAAGCATAAAACGGTTTCCCAAGTGATGACACCAAGAACGGTAGTTGTCGCAGCCGATCAGGCCATGACACTGACAGACTTTTTTGCGGAGAAATCAACGTATCATTTTTCGAGAATTCCCGTTTATGAAGGCAGTAAAGACCATGTGACGGGGTATGTGTTGCGCGCTGAGATTTTTGAAAAGTTAGCTAGTTCAGAAAGTGATTTATGCCTTAAAGATATCAAGCGTGACATTGGTGTGTTGCCTGACAATACGGTATTATTTGATGCATGGGAGCAGCTGTCAAAAAATCGCGCACACATTGCATCAGTGATTGATGAATATGGTGGCTTAGATGGTATCGTGACGTTAGAAGACATTATTGAGACCTTGATTGGGCTGGAAATCTTAGATGAAAAAGACCGCGTAGCGGATATGCAGCAGTATGCTAAAAAACAATGGCAGGCCAAGAAAAAATGA
- a CDS encoding zinc ribbon domain-containing protein YjdM, with translation MNWINELPSCPACQSAYTYEDGGLLICPECGHEWTKDAAHEVSDVKTVLDANGTPLQDGDTVSVIKDLKVKGSSSVVKVGTKVKNIRLVDGDHDIDCKIPGIGPMALKSIFVKKVAD, from the coding sequence ATGAACTGGATAAATGAATTACCGTCATGCCCAGCGTGCCAATCAGCTTATACCTATGAGGATGGCGGGTTGCTTATTTGCCCCGAATGCGGGCATGAATGGACAAAGGATGCCGCGCATGAAGTCTCTGATGTGAAAACCGTGCTAGATGCCAATGGCACGCCATTACAGGACGGTGATACCGTGAGTGTCATTAAGGATTTAAAAGTCAAAGGCTCATCCTCTGTGGTCAAAGTCGGTACAAAAGTCAAAAATATTCGCTTAGTCGACGGCGATCATGATATTGACTGCAAAATACCAGGTATTGGCCCGATGGCGTTGAAATCAATCTTTGTCAAAAAGGTAGCCGATTAA